From one Ignavibacteria bacterium genomic stretch:
- a CDS encoding NTP transferase domain-containing protein yields MKAQTGVVILAGGRSERMKYPKCYLQIRGQTFAEAIATAYADAGFPAVGLVIRREYTSGEWEQHFQTVMTRLAFAHILDTDAGRFYSVRSGLTTFADADFCFIHNVDNPVISTTTIQTLWQNRAMNGYTECRHKGRGGHPILLSRPVIHRIIEMKQTECNLRDVLRGFAKNTVNVDSADVLRNINTADDYRHLVDSYNP; encoded by the coding sequence ATGAAAGCTCAAACAGGTGTGGTGATTCTGGCGGGAGGAAGGTCAGAACGCATGAAGTATCCAAAGTGCTATCTGCAAATTCGCGGGCAAACCTTTGCCGAAGCCATTGCCACAGCGTATGCCGATGCCGGGTTTCCGGCCGTGGGTCTTGTTATTCGAAGAGAATACACGTCAGGAGAGTGGGAACAGCACTTTCAGACAGTCATGACGAGACTTGCCTTTGCGCATATCCTTGATACTGATGCCGGGAGGTTCTACTCTGTACGGTCAGGTTTGACCACTTTTGCAGATGCTGACTTTTGCTTTATTCATAACGTTGATAATCCGGTGATCAGCACAACAACAATTCAGACGTTGTGGCAAAATCGAGCCATGAACGGATACACAGAGTGTAGGCACAAGGGAAGAGGCGGACATCCGATCCTGCTTTCCAGACCAGTAATTCACCGTATTATTGAAATGAAGCAGACGGAGTGTAACCTGCGTGATGTGTTAAGGGGCTTTGCCAAAAACACAGTTAACGTTGATTCTGCTGATGTCCTGCGGAATATCAATACAGCCGATGATTACCGGCACCTGGTGGACAGTTACAACCCTTAA